The DNA segment TTCTTGCATTTTAATCAGGCTGTGGCAGAAGGAAGGGCAATTTACAACAATACTAAGCAGTTCATCAGATATATGATCTCTTCAAATATTGGTGAAGTAGTTTGCATTTTTTTAGCTGCACTACTTGGTATACCAGACACTCTTGTGCCAGTGAGTGACAAGCTAGGCTCATTAGCCTTCCTATGTTTTGTTGTAACTGTTTTCCGTTTCCCCATGTTTTtactttgatattttattttatttttcgttTTTCTCAATCATGCATCAAGTTCTTTCAGATTACTTGTCCATGTCAAAATGAATCtctacatttttttattaaccCATTATTTGCCTGCAGGTCCAGTTGCTTTGGGTGAATTTGGTAACTGATGGTTTACCTGCCACTGCTATTGGATTCAATAAACAAGACTCGGATGTTATGAAGGCTAAACCTCGCAAGGTATTCTGGGACAGGATTATCTTAGGGTTTTGTCACCGTATAACTCTCAGCATGTCGCTTTGTCTTAGTATAGGAATAACCTGACACTGAAACAGTTTTTATTACATAATAATTATCAATCCTATGTTCTCTTTGATGATGAATAGTTTAATGGGTTGACACATGATGTGTTAGTTCCTCCTATGCATTTTTAGCTTATTTTTTAACATCGATGAgcttttttcatggatgaataAAGACTTTCAGTAATTTTTAACTTTTATATCCAGGTCAATGAAGCTGTTGTCACGGGATGGCTGTTCTTTCGCTATTTGGTTATTGGAGGTTGGAAACCTATACATATGGTTTTAGCTTTTCCTCGAGCCTAACTATTTCTCTCTTGTTCAGTTTACAAGATTAATAATGGTTTTTATTTCATTTGTGAGTCAACTTATCAACTTAAGTTATTTTGTGCAATACAGATGATTAAGTGTGAAATGACTAACTGTTTATGAAGGCAATTAAtttcattcaaaattttctGTTTGTACCTGAAAGaactaaaatataatatataactttACTGTTAATAAGCAACTTTGTGACTTTAGTTCCTGTGATTATTTTAGTGGGgacattttaaatcatttagaGCAAAATTCTAGCTTCCAAGCtctcttgaaaaataaattatacgcCACAACAGATAATTTGGAATGGAAATTTCAACACATATCCTTCATGCACGTGAAGATAAGTTTCAGAAAAACAGCCTTTTACCGTAATTTGCTGGTGCCTTTGGACTGAATCAATGAATCAATGTAATAGAATAAGGTTTTGCAAGAAACGACAAGTTTCCCGTTAAAGGTGGATGAATGTGGAGATCCCATTAAAGGTAGAGATTTCTATTGTGGTTGATTTCTTGAATCGGGGCATTACATCTCCCTtgaaattatacaaatatagaAGATCCAGGTTCAGAAAATTAGTTTGCaattattttcaacaaaaaatataaatatcatttttgtaaaatttaagtttgaaaattaaatttataacagCTTGTGATATTTATATCACTGCTTAGCTGAATAGcttctttttttgtttacaGTATGAGCTGGTGATACTTCAAATTGATCACCGTTGTCTTCTAAGCTCCGTAGCACAACTTATTAGCTCTAAGAACACCCATCCTCGACTGTTGAAAGCTGATACAGTTTTTTCCTATTTATGGACTGGATTAACAGACTGTCAAAGATATCTGACAGCCTACCATTAAATGCTTTTAAGTTAGATATGGAAAGTTAGAGAAGTCTAACTGGAAGATTACTGTTATTCCTTTGAGTGACAAGCATTTTTTGTGGAATTAGGATTAACATGAACATTTATCCATGGTTACAAAAGATATTGGGATAGAATATTTACATTAGCAGTTGCTTGGGGCGAGAGTAGGTTGATTcttgttaatatttaattatttaactgTGGGTTTTGTGTGGTGCAGTTTATGTTGGCCTTGCTACCATTGCTGGATTTGTATGGTGGTTTCTTTACTCCGATAACGGGCCTAAACTACCTTATTCTGCACTGGTAAGATTTAGGAGAACACGAACAGATGTTAGTTAAAATAGTTCTCTCCCTTTTGTGTTAAAGTGTTTCATGGTCATGTATTTCTTTAACCTTTTTTCAGTTGCGAgtgaaatcaaatttttttgagtttttcttttGAGTTTTTGTCAAGTTGAGTTTCCTAACTTGAGACTCAAGTTACTGCTTCGGTAGAACTCATGGGCCGGCTCAAGTTACTGCTTCTGTAGAACTCATGGGCCAGCTACATGGAAAGTATTTATTGTTGTAACTATATGCTTTGAAGTTGATTTGTGTGTTCTGTTGATAGATCTGCTCATCTGCCCATAGTTGTCACAGTTTGATGCAAATATGGTTTTGCTGTTTCTTAATTTTTAGCAATAACGAACTAATACTTCTTTATGTGTACCCAGATAAATTTCGATAGTTGCTCAACAAGGGAAACTGATTATCCTTGCACCGTGTTTAGTAATCGGCATCCGTCAACTGTTTCGATGACTGTACTTGTGGTTGTCGAGATGTTCAATGCATTGAACAACCTCAGTGAAAATCAATCGCTCTTGTTAGTAACTAAGAGTATTTCtagtttttattttaacttAAAAACTCTCAAACATCACAAAACTCACAATTTCTCTCTGTTGTTTGTTTACACTTGTATGATTTGACACAGTTACTGTGCAAATCCATACAAATGAGCAATCGACTTCATTTTTCTTGTTATAATTcaacaattattttaagaaatagtTGATTTTTATCTTTGTGAACAATAGATTACTGTCTTTAGGTGTTCAACTTGTAGGGTCATCCCACCCTGGAGTAATTTATGGCTTCTTGGATCAATTGTCCTGACAATGCTGCTTCATGTACTCATCCTTTACGTGCAACCACTTGCTGCCCTTTTCTCtgtaagttacaatttctttcttttggaaAATCATTATTGTTTTATCCCCTTCTTTGCTCAGCAGAGAACCATTATTCGTCTTTTTCACATTGCTAAATTCTTGTCCTAGGTTACACCACTAAGTTGGGCAGAGTGGACCGTTGTTTTGTATCTGTCATTTCCTGTAAGTTTGTATTCCTATGAAGTTAAATGATTCTCCTGTAAACTTATGGATTGCTTCAAATTTCAAGTGACTTAGAGGGGTGATGTATGgatgttttgatatttgaagtATTGATTGTGTGAAACATCTTTGGCTGTGGATAAAATATGTTTCCTTGTCTCACATCGTACATCTCTCCATTGCAGGTTATAATAATTGATGAGATACTGAAGTTTGTTTCAAGAAACGCAACTCGTAATGATTGTTCTGATCGGCCCTTCTTTATCTCCTGCAGTTTGTAATTGTGAAATTTGTAGTCCATGCAGACCTGATATTGGCCAgtttttatttcattacaggCATTAGGTTTAATTTCAGATTCAGAAGAGTGGATTTACTTCCTAAAAGGGAAGTTCGCGACAAATGATGGAAGAACATTCTATTGCCTTCATGATCATTCGAGGAATATTAATGTGCTTCATGCTAGCTGCTTGGCTGCAAAGATAAAACGTAGACTAACTTGAGGAGTCACGGCCAACTTTTGGGTCAAGATTTGTTGAGGTCAGTGGAGGTTCAGTCACTTTAAAAGTCTTGTTTTGTTgtaagaaattagcaaaatccCGAATGCATTAACTTTAAAAGCTCGGAATAAGAAATAAGTAAAAAAGTTTTGTAAAAGGCCATGTTTACGGTAGATGGTAACTTTGAAGAGAGTAGCTTAGCCAAGCAGAAAATTTAGGATGATCAGGATTTTTCTTATACTCGTCAAGTTAATAGCACTGTGAAATGGTAAAAACATTGGAGACATACGactattgatattgatccaGCATGACCATTGACATATTCCTAGAATCcctttataaattaaaaagcATGTACGTAATTCAATGTTTACATGTCACTTGTTAATATAGTTCATGGTGACCTTGGTAAATCAATATTAAGTCTATATGGAATCGAGTGAAGCACGCTTTATATGCCGTTGAATTATCTAATATGCATGAATCTCAGATGAATTTTAGACAATTGTGTGAATAATTAAATGTAAGCTACACGAGATTTCTTTGACCTGGTGTTACATAGAGATTTATCCGCGAGTCACCAAGTGTGTGATGAGTGAGAGCAAAGAGAGGCCAGGAGCTGTTATACCCCAGAGGTTGCCCagcaataaaattaattaagctATTTTGCATCCTAACTGCTCTGTAATTCCCTTTCAACTAgtgatcaaaattttttattaatcgcCCGAACCGAATTATGTCGCATCGtttttcctaattttttttataaaaatctcaattaaaaataataatcatgaaCCGCACCGCATACGCGGATCGGTTATTTTTTTTGCCAAGAACCGCACCAAACCCCTTAGCTTAAACCTAAACCGCTTGTCATAATATTTGGTCtagaattataataatttacaaacaacatattcaattaaataagtcGTCATTCATTATATCTCAACTATCTTCAAAATTATTACTCTTACAAAAAAAACTtaactttttcttaattatttttcatattagtcttttattagagtatttatttcttttactataatattttgtttgaagtttgatagtaaaaaaaaagataaaatattgcAAATATCATTTTTGTTGGGAGTGTGTACTTGTGtagttaaattattaatttagttttgaatattgattattgttttatttttgtatgatttgagctatattttatattttaaaacgatatattgttattgttttcaaataaattagaatatatgttctaatatttttttattaaaaaaatcgtaTACCGACCGCAACTGTCTGAAACCGCTCAAAACAGTAAGactaattatatatgtaaagtcgcgattattttttttaaaatactaaccgaCCCGTATATGACAATtcgatttgaatttttttaacaaaaaaacgTAAAACCGCACCGTGATCACCCCTACTTTCAACCATCAAATGGGAATAAAGAATAGGTTGGTTGCTAATCCAAAATTTGCATTAACCTCTGCTGACCTGTCGAATAGAACTTTGAATAGTTCGAACATAAAACTCAGGTTGGTGGCCGCAGTTAAGTCATGACTATAACAACAAACAAATCTCCCCCTTCAGCCTCAGAAACCGTCGTAATTGATCACAATTAAATCACCATATTAGTTATGGAAGGTatgaagaaaagaaagagaTAAGATTGCCGAACACGCTAGAAAATTGTTCAGAGTTGGAGAACACGTACAAAATAATGACGTATTAAATGGACTTGAATGAAACgaagaaaaatgttatatgaATACCAATAATTATCAAGTGTAACTTAAAGTGTGCCGTATGCCTGGTGGCAAATTTGTGTTATTATTGTATATATTGTTTTCCATTTAAGAATGACATCAAAGTCAGACTTAGACACGTTGAACGTAGCTTTCATGACTAATCAACATTAAAGTTATTTATTAAGTTGAAGATTATATTCAAAtgataatttattaatcttattaTCACGACCGAGAAGAAAACATTACCAAAGAATGAAAACAAAAACCGACCCCATGTGGATGCATAAATTAAATTGAGCTGAACGCTATCGagattttggtatttgaatCGAAACTCGGATTAGGTTCGAACTCGGGGTTGGACGAGCAGTGTCGCACACTTAAACCAACTGATGCAAGGTGTATATATTAATTCACTCCTCTTTTCTCCGCCAGCTTATGTTTCTCGACTCCACCATGCTAATTTGAACGGTACGTACCGGAATTTGTACGTTAAACAATTAACTTGATTGATACTCTACCAAGTATAGGTTTTTCCGAAGTGATTAATCTTCGATCTTGTGATTTTACATTTGGCAGGATTGAGCGGAGTGAGCTTTGAATTTGATACGCTACTAATTAAGCATTCATTAATTAGGTTTCTTGGTGTGGTTAGGTAAATGAGAAGCTAGCTAGACTCCCATTCTTATCTTAAGCAAATAAAATGTTGTGAAAAGTAAATAATCAGTTCGTCAGAATAATTCTTTTATTTGATCTTTatttaaagaaagaaaaaatatacatatataaatttatcaCAAAAAAAGACCACTTTTATAAAAAGAGATGGTCTTTTTTATGTGAGGagaacatgaaaaatattatcactTTCTACTATATAAACTACATTatataagtgtgtgtgtgtgtgtgtgtgtgtgtgtttaaggCTTTTGTGAAAAAGATATTAATTTGTAATTAGAACTTGAAACTTGAATACCTATAAAATGTCGGGACTGAAACGATCGATACTAGAGAAAATGAATGCATGTTCAATCTCCACATGgaccatatatttattttatgagccGATTAAGTTAGAAACAATTTACATGTAATCTAAGATAACAAAGAAATGAATAGTCCGGATCGGAGAGCAATAGAAGTTAAAacctttttttaatgaaatagacatattattattttatttgaagttACTGCTATATTTACTGGACTTGATCAAAAGGCAGTGCTTCTTGCAGCAGCATGACTTTTACTTCTAGGGTACTTAAAATCATTGCCATTGTTAATTATTTCTTCACCAAAGAAGCAACAAGGCCTGTTTTCATCAATTCTACCCATGGCCACGCTGCTGCTCCTAGGAGCCATAGCCCGCGGGCCGTTTCTGGAGCGCGCCTCATGAATGATCTTCATCATCTCCGTCTTTATGTTCATGTCCATATCGACTCGACTGCGGATACTTCTGGCCGAGGCAGCCCGAACCAGCTCCCGGAAATCCTCGTCGTGTGATGATCCAGCCGAGTTCACGCTGAAGCTCTTCGGTAGACCTGAAACCTGCGGCAGCCCCATAACGTTGCTATAACTGATCTTGTCGGCATATCGCGTCATGCTTTTCACGTACAAATCTCGAACCTTGGCCAAAGCGCGAACCGGAATCGTGATGATGCGCAGGAACTTGTTTTCTTGGCTTTCCTTTGTTTTCATGATCATCTTCATGCAAGTAACAAATCACTTTCTTTTCTAGCCCTGTGATCACATATAAAAtctgaaaagaaaatgtttacatactttttgaaataaataagaaaccacCACGTTTGGATTGTGGAAGGAGATTGATCAAGAATATGAAAGTACTTCTTTTTGTGAAGAAactgattaattattttatgatttttggttGTGGATTTATGAACTTAGAAGACAAATGactatatcatatcatatcatatcataaaacagattttaaattattaatataatattgataTGAACAAAAGAAAGGGTTAACAGTTGGGTTTTAGATTTATTTCCCCCTCGAGATGGCGCCCACCATTTTGACAGTGAGCCAAACTTGAATTGAACGAaattaataatcatattaaatGCATTCGATTTTCAATGTTTGACTTAATGCGTGCTTCTTGTTAGTTACGTTTGTGACATTGAGATTAAGGTCCGAATCCTATANTCTTGATTATAGGATGGTCAAGGAGTTTAAGTGTTTATAaagggttgaataaacattcAGGATATTTTGCTTCCTTTTCTGAAATATGAATAAGTTCTTTATGTTTATCAATATAAATCAGTCAATGGATAAAAATACGGAATTAGActgaaatatagattgaatactaATGAAAAATAGTTATAATTCATTTAACCTAAAATATCACTTATGGTCGAAATTGATCTGCTCAGATGTCCCAAATACCTAACTTCATTAATTTGTTATAGTTGACGCATATTTTGTTGTGCATAGGCTTTTTAAGCACTTACGTACGATACATAAAAGTTTGTTGGAAATTAAAATacccaaaataaaaaataaaatgatattttgattgCAATCTATAAATTGTTAGtttctttataattttaaaaaaaaaacgtgttttatttttctactcTCTTATGTTCTTCGacataatatatatgattttttctttgctttttttttaaaaaaattgcatgttaaaagtttcaaacatattttacataaaaaaaattgataaaatatgtgggggaaaaaaagaagaaacatttatactatttttaattttcaatttcatgTATAGACCCTAAGAAATACAATTTGTCTGCATGCAGAAAGATCAGTTTTAGCCTTTAAGTTAACTACAGATTTTAACTTTAGAGTtgacaatatatatatagtctAATAATATCTATTTATATCTTATGTACTAGTATAAACTAGCTAGTAAGAAAAATCTACTGCCACTAATCTCAGCTTTGTTTGGTGGGGAAACTGCTACATCAGTTAagctaataatatattttaaaatatgatataataataatatgtatgtttatATACATATACTCGTAAGTTAACATTAGTAGGGAGtatttgctatttttttttatatatataaaaataatttatggaGATTTTCTTTCACAAACACTCCCTTAATACCTGACGGTCGAATTTagagattttaattatttaatttaaaattttatacttttatcaaaattatttttaaaaaaattaattttgtattaATCGCCTTACTTAATCCTCCC comes from the Primulina huaijiensis isolate GDHJ02 chromosome 8, ASM1229523v2, whole genome shotgun sequence genome and includes:
- the LOC140982180 gene encoding uncharacterized protein gives rise to the protein MKMIMKTKESQENKFLRIITIPVRALAKVRDLYVKSMTRYADKISYSNVMGLPQVSGLPKSFSVNSAGSSHDEDFRELVRAASARSIRSRVDMDMNIKTEMMKIIHEARSRNGPRAMAPRSSSVAMGRIDENRPCCFFGEEIINNGNDFKYPRSKSHAAARSTAF